In Betaproteobacteria bacterium, the following proteins share a genomic window:
- the nadB gene encoding L-aspartate oxidase — protein MESPVPPPRRFDAVVVGSGLAGLTVALHLADRMTVCIVTKGQLREGASDWAQGGIATVLAKEDSPEAHIQDTLTAGAGLCDEAVTRFVVEHSREGIQWLIEQGVPFTRDAESDSGFHLTREGGHSHRRVIHAADATGAAVQTTLEGKVKAHSNVTVLEHHTAIDLVTSSRIGLDDGRCLGLYALDRKADHVVTIAARHTILAAGGAGKVYLYTTNPDTASGDGVAIGWRAGCRVANMEFIQFHPTCLYHPHAKSFLISEAVRGEGGLLKLPDGTRFMPEHDPRAELAPRDIVARAIDFEMKKRGLDCVHLDISHKSAEFLTSHFPTIYARCLELGIDITREPIPVVPAAHYTCGGIVTDTHGRTDLPGLYAVGETACTGLHGANRLASNSLLECLVFGRATAEYVRTQGQPSLHPLPAWDESRVTDPDEEVVIAHNWDELRRFMWDYVGIVRTNKRLERAQHRIRLLQEEIYEYYSNFRVSNDLLELRNLVQTAALIVRCALSRKESRGLHYSLDYPETAPVACSTVLRRDEPRTALGVEAV, from the coding sequence ATGGAATCTCCCGTGCCGCCGCCCCGTCGGTTCGATGCTGTCGTGGTCGGCAGCGGGTTGGCCGGCTTGACCGTCGCGCTGCATCTCGCCGACCGCATGACGGTGTGCATCGTCACCAAAGGTCAACTGCGCGAGGGGGCGAGCGACTGGGCGCAGGGCGGTATCGCCACCGTGCTGGCAAAGGAAGATTCACCGGAAGCCCACATCCAGGACACGCTTACCGCCGGTGCCGGTCTCTGCGATGAAGCGGTGACGCGCTTCGTCGTCGAGCACAGCCGTGAAGGGATCCAGTGGCTGATCGAGCAAGGCGTGCCGTTCACGCGAGATGCAGAGAGCGACAGCGGCTTTCATCTCACGCGCGAGGGCGGACATAGTCACCGCCGCGTGATCCACGCCGCCGATGCGACCGGTGCTGCCGTGCAGACCACTCTCGAAGGCAAGGTGAAGGCGCACTCGAACGTGACGGTGCTCGAGCACCACACGGCGATCGACCTCGTGACGTCGAGCAGGATCGGTCTCGACGATGGCCGCTGCCTCGGGCTCTACGCGCTCGACCGCAAGGCAGATCACGTCGTCACCATCGCCGCGCGCCACACCATCCTCGCCGCCGGCGGCGCCGGCAAGGTCTATCTCTACACGACCAATCCCGACACCGCGAGCGGCGATGGCGTGGCGATCGGCTGGCGCGCCGGCTGCCGCGTCGCGAACATGGAATTCATCCAGTTTCACCCGACGTGCTTGTATCACCCGCACGCGAAGTCCTTCCTGATCTCGGAAGCGGTGCGTGGCGAAGGCGGACTGCTCAAGCTGCCCGACGGCACGCGTTTCATGCCCGAGCACGACCCGCGTGCGGAGCTCGCCCCGCGCGACATCGTGGCGCGTGCCATCGACTTCGAGATGAAGAAGCGCGGCCTCGATTGCGTTCACCTGGACATCAGCCACAAGAGCGCGGAATTCCTGACGAGTCATTTCCCCACCATCTACGCGCGCTGCCTGGAACTCGGCATCGACATCACGCGCGAGCCGATTCCGGTCGTGCCGGCCGCGCACTACACGTGTGGCGGCATCGTCACCGACACGCACGGTCGCACCGATCTGCCCGGTCTCTACGCGGTCGGCGAGACGGCCTGCACCGGCCTGCACGGGGCGAATCGACTGGCCAGCAACAGCCTGCTCGAGTGCCTGGTGTTCGGACGCGCGACGGCCGAATACGTCCGCACCCAGGGTCAGCCTTCGCTTCATCCCTTGCCTGCCTGGGACGAGAGCCGCGTCACCGATCCCGACGAAGAGGTGGTGATCGCGCACAACTGGGACGAACTGCGCCGCTTCATGTGGGACTACGTCGGCATCGTGCGCACCAACAAGCGCCTGGAACGGGCGCAGCACCGCATCCGGCTGCTGCAGGAAGAGATCTACGAGTACTACTCGAACTTCCGGGTCAGCAACGATCTGCTCGAACTGCGCAATCTCGTGCAGACCGCCGCCCTGATCGTCCGCTGCGCGCTCTCCCGCAAGGAAAGCCGCGGGCTGCACTACAGCCTGGACTATCCGGAAACGGCGCCCGTCGCCTGCAGCACGGTACTGCGCCGCGACGAGCCACGCACCGCGCTCGGCGTCGAAGCGGTCTGA